Proteins encoded in a region of the Lathamus discolor isolate bLatDis1 chromosome Z, bLatDis1.hap1, whole genome shotgun sequence genome:
- the SLC9A5 gene encoding sodium/hydrogen exchanger 5 isoform X6, protein MQPPAASPSPAAPASVELLRWQWQEVQAPCLVAAWILVASLAKIVFHLSRKVTSIVPESCLLILLGLGLGGIVLAVAKKAEYQLEPNMFFLFLLPPIVLDSGYFMPSRLFFDNIGAILTYAVVGTLWNSFTTGTALWGLHRAGVMDPGVEAGLMDFLLFGSLISAVDPVAVLAVFEEVHVNETLFIIVFGESLLNDAVTVVLYKVFNSFVELGPERVRVTDYVKGVASFFLVSLGGTAVGLLFAFLLALITRFTKHVRIIEPLFVFLLAYVAYLAAEMVSLSSILAVTFCGICCKKYVEANISQKSRTTVKYTMKTLASSSETIIFMFLGISAVDTSKWAWDTALVLGTLFFILLFRAVGVVLQTCVLNRFRLIPLDRIDQLVMSYGGLRGAVAFALVILLDRTKVKAKDYFVATTIVVVFFTVIVQGLTIKPLVTWLKVKRSDHHKPTLNEELHEHAFDHIMAAVEDIVGHHGYHYWRDKWEQFDKKYLSQLLMRKSAYRLRDEIWDVYYKLNIRDAISFVDQGGHAFSAAKLALPSMPSRTSISESSVTNLLRESGSGACLDMQVIDTVRSRRDKEDAAMHHVLRGSLYKPRRRYKASYSRHFISPDKQERQDKEIFRQNMRRRLETFKSTKHNICFSKSKARLKEKGRKKKNISVTREAPNDKMHRNVPWQDAGEAGGRQAPVLVMISSEEEESDGSETEREDDEGIVFIARATDEVLQGKTASDSLDVCPSPCIIPPSPTLAEKELPWKGDQAGLAVYISSETTKIVPVDMQKAWNQSISSLESIASPPGIESGPQHRRFACPVLQEQPQSASQVVPEQSSCFQFPSHVSKNGRSQSDSNPSGTEQQEMQLFMATEKQGRVLPTAEPRGLMLN, encoded by the exons TTTTCCACCTGTCAAGGAAGGTGACGTCCATTGTGCCAGAGAGCTGCCTCCTcatcctgctggggctgggccTGGGGGGCATTGTGTTGGCCGTGGCAAAGAAAGCTGAGTACCAGCTGGAGCCCAAcatgttcttcctcttccttctgcccCCCATCGTGCTCGACTCAGGCTACTTCATGCCCAGCCGGCTGTTCTTCGACAACATCGGTGCCATCCTCACCTATGCGGTGGTGGGCACCCTCTGGAACTCCTTCACCACCGGCACTGCACTCTGGGGGCTGCACCGGGCCGGGGTCATGG ATCCAGGCGTTGAAGCTGGGTTGATGGATTTCCTGCTCTTCGGCAGcctcatctcagctgtggaccCTGTGGCAGTGCTGGCTGTCTTTGAAGAGGTCCATGTAAATGAGACCCTCTTCATCATTGTGTTTGGCGAGTCTCTCCTGAATGATGCTGTCACTGTG GTGCTGTACAAGGTCTTCAACTCTTTTGTGGAGCTGGGCCCAGAGCGTGTCCGTGTCACAGACTACGTGAAGGGGGTAG CTTCCTTCTTCCTGGTGAGCCTGGGGGGCACGGCGGTGGGGCTGCTCTTTGCCTTCCTCCTGGCCCTGATCACACGGTTCACCAAGCACGTGCGCATCATCGAGCCACTCTTCGTTTTCCTCCTGGCCTATGTTGCATACCTTGCTGCTGAGATGGTCTCACTCTCCTCCATTCTGGC AGTCACCTTCTGTGGGATCTGCTGCAAGAAGTACGTAGAAGCCAATATCTCCCAGAAGTCCCGCACCACGGTCAAGTACACCATGAAGACACTGGCCAGCAGCTCAGAGACCATCATCTTCATGTTTCTGGGCATTTCGGCAGTGGACACCTCCAAATGGGCATGGGACACAGCACTGGTGCTGGGCACCCTGTTCTTTATCCTGCTCTTCAGAGCTGTGG GTGTTGTCCTGCAGACCTGTGTGCTCAACCGCTTCCGCCTCATTCCTCTGGACAGGATAGACCAACTAGTCATGTCGTATGGTGGCCTCCGCGGGGCCGTGGCCTTTGCCCTGGTCATCCTGCTGGACAGGACAAAAGTGAAAGCCAAGGACTATTTTGTGGCAACGACCATTGTGGTGGTATTCTTCACTGTCATTGTGCAG ggcctcaccatcAAACCCCTGGTGACGTGGCTGAAGGTGAAGCGCAGTGACCACCACAAGCCCACGCTGAACGAGGAGCTGCATGAGCAC GCCTTTGACCATATCATGGCAGCAGTGGAGGATATTGTGGGGCACCATGGCTACCATTACTGGCGGGACAA GTGGGAACAGTTTGACAAGAAGTACCTGAGCCAGCTCCTGATGAGGAAATCTGCCTACAGGCTGCGGGATGAGATCTGGGATGTTTACTACAAGCTGAACATCCGTGATGCTATCAGCTTTGTTGACCAG GGTGGACATGCATTCTCTGCTGCCAAGCTGGCGCTGCCCTCAATGCCCAGCCGCACGTCCATTTCGGAGTCATCAGTCACAAACCTCCT GAGGGAGAGCGGGAGTGGTGCGTGCCTGGACATGCAGGTGATTGACACTGTGCGGAGCCGGCGGGACAAGGAGGACGCTGCCATGCACCACGTGCTGCGAGGGAGCCTGTACAAGCCACGGCGGCGG TACAAGGCCAGCTACAGCCGTCACTTCATCTCTCCAGATAAACAAGAGCGCCAAGACAAAGAAATCTTCCGTCAGAACATGAGGAGGCGGCTGGAGACCTTCAAGTCCACGAAGCACAACATCTGCTTCTCCAAGAGTAAGGCCAGGCTGAAGGAAAAGGGCAGGAAAAAG AAGAACATCTCTGTGACCAGAGAGGCTCCCAACGACAAGATGCACAGAAATGTCCCCTGGCAGGATGCTGGTGAGGCGGGTGGCAGGCAAG CTCCTGTCCTGGTGATGATCAGCTCCGAGGAGGAGGAGAGTGATGGCTCAGAGACGGAGAGAGAGGATGACGAAGGGATTGTGTTCATTGCTCGAGCCACCGATGAGGTCCTGCAGGGAAAGACAGCTTCTG ACAGCCTGGATGtctgccccagcccctgcatCATCCCTCCCTCGCCCACCTTGGCAGAGAAGGAGCTGCCATGGAAAGGAGACCAGGCTGGTCTGGCTGTTTACATCTCCTCGGAGACCACCAAAATCGTGCCAGTGGATATGCAGAAGGCGTGGAACCAAAGCATCTCCTCCCTGGAGAGCATTGCTTCCCCGCCAGGCATTGAGAGTGGACCTCAGCACAGGAGGTTCGCCTGCCCTGTTCTTCAGGAGCAACCCCAGTCTGCGAGCCAAGTCGTGCCGGAGCAGAGCTCCTGCTTCCAGTTCCCCAGCCATGTCTCTAAGAATGGGCGGTCACAGAGTGACAGCAACCCCagtggcacagagcagcaggaaatgcagctttttaTGGCCACGGAGAAGCAGGGCAGGGTGCTGCCGACCGCGGAGCCCAGGGGGCTGATGCTCAACTGA
- the SLC9A5 gene encoding sodium/hydrogen exchanger 5 isoform X5, translating to MQPPAASPSPAAPASVELLRWQWQEVQAPCLVAAWILVASLAKIVFHLSRKVTSIVPESCLLILLGLGLGGIVLAVAKKAEYQLEPNMFFLFLLPPIVLDSGYFMPSRLFFDNIGAILTYAVVGTLWNSFTTGTALWGLHRAGVMADPGVEAGLMDFLLFGSLISAVDPVAVLAVFEEVHVNETLFIIVFGESLLNDAVTVVLYKVFNSFVELGPERVRVTDYVKGVASFFLVSLGGTAVGLLFAFLLALITRFTKHVRIIEPLFVFLLAYVAYLAAEMVSLSSILAVTFCGICCKKYVEANISQKSRTTVKYTMKTLASSSETIIFMFLGISAVDTSKWAWDTALVLGTLFFILLFRAVGVVLQTCVLNRFRLIPLDRIDQLVMSYGGLRGAVAFALVILLDRTKVKAKDYFVATTIVVVFFTVIVQGLTIKPLVTWLKVKRSDHHKPTLNEELHEHAFDHIMAAVEDIVGHHGYHYWRDKWEQFDKKYLSQLLMRKSAYRLRDEIWDVYYKLNIRDAISFVDQGGHAFSAAKLALPSMPSRTSISESSVTNLLRESGSGACLDMQVIDTVRSRRDKEDAAMHHVLRGSLYKPRRRYKASYSRHFISPDKQERQDKEIFRQNMRRRLETFKSTKHNICFSKSKARLKEKGRKKKNISVTREAPNDKMHRNVPWQDAGEAGGRQAPVLVMISSEEEESDGSETEREDDEGIVFIARATDEVLQGKTASDSLDVCPSPCIIPPSPTLAEKELPWKGDQAGLAVYISSETTKIVPVDMQKAWNQSISSLESIASPPGIESGPQHRRFACPVLQEQPQSASQVVPEQSSCFQFPSHVSKNGRSQSDSNPSGTEQQEMQLFMATEKQGRVLPTAEPRGLMLN from the exons TTTTCCACCTGTCAAGGAAGGTGACGTCCATTGTGCCAGAGAGCTGCCTCCTcatcctgctggggctgggccTGGGGGGCATTGTGTTGGCCGTGGCAAAGAAAGCTGAGTACCAGCTGGAGCCCAAcatgttcttcctcttccttctgcccCCCATCGTGCTCGACTCAGGCTACTTCATGCCCAGCCGGCTGTTCTTCGACAACATCGGTGCCATCCTCACCTATGCGGTGGTGGGCACCCTCTGGAACTCCTTCACCACCGGCACTGCACTCTGGGGGCTGCACCGGGCCGGGGTCATGG CAGATCCAGGCGTTGAAGCTGGGTTGATGGATTTCCTGCTCTTCGGCAGcctcatctcagctgtggaccCTGTGGCAGTGCTGGCTGTCTTTGAAGAGGTCCATGTAAATGAGACCCTCTTCATCATTGTGTTTGGCGAGTCTCTCCTGAATGATGCTGTCACTGTG GTGCTGTACAAGGTCTTCAACTCTTTTGTGGAGCTGGGCCCAGAGCGTGTCCGTGTCACAGACTACGTGAAGGGGGTAG CTTCCTTCTTCCTGGTGAGCCTGGGGGGCACGGCGGTGGGGCTGCTCTTTGCCTTCCTCCTGGCCCTGATCACACGGTTCACCAAGCACGTGCGCATCATCGAGCCACTCTTCGTTTTCCTCCTGGCCTATGTTGCATACCTTGCTGCTGAGATGGTCTCACTCTCCTCCATTCTGGC AGTCACCTTCTGTGGGATCTGCTGCAAGAAGTACGTAGAAGCCAATATCTCCCAGAAGTCCCGCACCACGGTCAAGTACACCATGAAGACACTGGCCAGCAGCTCAGAGACCATCATCTTCATGTTTCTGGGCATTTCGGCAGTGGACACCTCCAAATGGGCATGGGACACAGCACTGGTGCTGGGCACCCTGTTCTTTATCCTGCTCTTCAGAGCTGTGG GTGTTGTCCTGCAGACCTGTGTGCTCAACCGCTTCCGCCTCATTCCTCTGGACAGGATAGACCAACTAGTCATGTCGTATGGTGGCCTCCGCGGGGCCGTGGCCTTTGCCCTGGTCATCCTGCTGGACAGGACAAAAGTGAAAGCCAAGGACTATTTTGTGGCAACGACCATTGTGGTGGTATTCTTCACTGTCATTGTGCAG ggcctcaccatcAAACCCCTGGTGACGTGGCTGAAGGTGAAGCGCAGTGACCACCACAAGCCCACGCTGAACGAGGAGCTGCATGAGCAC GCCTTTGACCATATCATGGCAGCAGTGGAGGATATTGTGGGGCACCATGGCTACCATTACTGGCGGGACAA GTGGGAACAGTTTGACAAGAAGTACCTGAGCCAGCTCCTGATGAGGAAATCTGCCTACAGGCTGCGGGATGAGATCTGGGATGTTTACTACAAGCTGAACATCCGTGATGCTATCAGCTTTGTTGACCAG GGTGGACATGCATTCTCTGCTGCCAAGCTGGCGCTGCCCTCAATGCCCAGCCGCACGTCCATTTCGGAGTCATCAGTCACAAACCTCCT GAGGGAGAGCGGGAGTGGTGCGTGCCTGGACATGCAGGTGATTGACACTGTGCGGAGCCGGCGGGACAAGGAGGACGCTGCCATGCACCACGTGCTGCGAGGGAGCCTGTACAAGCCACGGCGGCGG TACAAGGCCAGCTACAGCCGTCACTTCATCTCTCCAGATAAACAAGAGCGCCAAGACAAAGAAATCTTCCGTCAGAACATGAGGAGGCGGCTGGAGACCTTCAAGTCCACGAAGCACAACATCTGCTTCTCCAAGAGTAAGGCCAGGCTGAAGGAAAAGGGCAGGAAAAAG AAGAACATCTCTGTGACCAGAGAGGCTCCCAACGACAAGATGCACAGAAATGTCCCCTGGCAGGATGCTGGTGAGGCGGGTGGCAGGCAAG CTCCTGTCCTGGTGATGATCAGCTCCGAGGAGGAGGAGAGTGATGGCTCAGAGACGGAGAGAGAGGATGACGAAGGGATTGTGTTCATTGCTCGAGCCACCGATGAGGTCCTGCAGGGAAAGACAGCTTCTG ACAGCCTGGATGtctgccccagcccctgcatCATCCCTCCCTCGCCCACCTTGGCAGAGAAGGAGCTGCCATGGAAAGGAGACCAGGCTGGTCTGGCTGTTTACATCTCCTCGGAGACCACCAAAATCGTGCCAGTGGATATGCAGAAGGCGTGGAACCAAAGCATCTCCTCCCTGGAGAGCATTGCTTCCCCGCCAGGCATTGAGAGTGGACCTCAGCACAGGAGGTTCGCCTGCCCTGTTCTTCAGGAGCAACCCCAGTCTGCGAGCCAAGTCGTGCCGGAGCAGAGCTCCTGCTTCCAGTTCCCCAGCCATGTCTCTAAGAATGGGCGGTCACAGAGTGACAGCAACCCCagtggcacagagcagcaggaaatgcagctttttaTGGCCACGGAGAAGCAGGGCAGGGTGCTGCCGACCGCGGAGCCCAGGGGGCTGATGCTCAACTGA
- the SLC9A5 gene encoding sodium/hydrogen exchanger 5 isoform X4 → MQPPAASPSPAAPASVELLRWQWQEVQAPCLVAAWILVASLAKIVFHLSRKVTSIVPESCLLILLGLGLGGIVLAVAKKAEYQLEPNMFFLFLLPPIVLDSGYFMPSRLFFDNIGAILTYAVVGTLWNSFTTGTALWGLHRAGVMDPGVEAGLMDFLLFGSLISAVDPVAVLAVFEEVHVNETLFIIVFGESLLNDAVTVVLYKVFNSFVELGPERVRVTDYVKGVASFFLVSLGGTAVGLLFAFLLALITRFTKHVRIIEPLFVFLLAYVAYLAAEMVSLSSILAVTFCGICCKKYVEANISQKSRTTVKYTMKTLASSSETIIFMFLGISAVDTSKWAWDTALVLGTLFFILLFRAVGVVLQTCVLNRFRLIPLDRIDQLVMSYGGLRGAVAFALVILLDRTKVKAKDYFVATTIVVVFFTVIVQGLTIKPLVTWLKVKRSDHHKPTLNEELHEHAFDHIMAAVEDIVGHHGYHYWRDKWEQFDKKYLSQLLMRKSAYRLRDEIWDVYYKLNIRDAISFVDQGGHAFSAAKLALPSMPSRTSISESSVTNLLRESGSGACLDMQVIDTVRSRRDKEDAAMHHVLRGSLYKPRRRYKASYSRHFISPDKQERQDKEIFRQNMRRRLETFKSTKHNICFSKSKARLKEKGRKKKNISVTREAPNDKMHRNVPWQDAAPVLVMISSEEEESDGSETEREDDEGIVFIARATDEVLQGKTASEPEEEPRAVQNLTVTPAPPDSLDVCPSPCIIPPSPTLAEKELPWKGDQAGLAVYISSETTKIVPVDMQKAWNQSISSLESIASPPGIESGPQHRRFACPVLQEQPQSASQVVPEQSSCFQFPSHVSKNGRSQSDSNPSGTEQQEMQLFMATEKQGRVLPTAEPRGLMLN, encoded by the exons TTTTCCACCTGTCAAGGAAGGTGACGTCCATTGTGCCAGAGAGCTGCCTCCTcatcctgctggggctgggccTGGGGGGCATTGTGTTGGCCGTGGCAAAGAAAGCTGAGTACCAGCTGGAGCCCAAcatgttcttcctcttccttctgcccCCCATCGTGCTCGACTCAGGCTACTTCATGCCCAGCCGGCTGTTCTTCGACAACATCGGTGCCATCCTCACCTATGCGGTGGTGGGCACCCTCTGGAACTCCTTCACCACCGGCACTGCACTCTGGGGGCTGCACCGGGCCGGGGTCATGG ATCCAGGCGTTGAAGCTGGGTTGATGGATTTCCTGCTCTTCGGCAGcctcatctcagctgtggaccCTGTGGCAGTGCTGGCTGTCTTTGAAGAGGTCCATGTAAATGAGACCCTCTTCATCATTGTGTTTGGCGAGTCTCTCCTGAATGATGCTGTCACTGTG GTGCTGTACAAGGTCTTCAACTCTTTTGTGGAGCTGGGCCCAGAGCGTGTCCGTGTCACAGACTACGTGAAGGGGGTAG CTTCCTTCTTCCTGGTGAGCCTGGGGGGCACGGCGGTGGGGCTGCTCTTTGCCTTCCTCCTGGCCCTGATCACACGGTTCACCAAGCACGTGCGCATCATCGAGCCACTCTTCGTTTTCCTCCTGGCCTATGTTGCATACCTTGCTGCTGAGATGGTCTCACTCTCCTCCATTCTGGC AGTCACCTTCTGTGGGATCTGCTGCAAGAAGTACGTAGAAGCCAATATCTCCCAGAAGTCCCGCACCACGGTCAAGTACACCATGAAGACACTGGCCAGCAGCTCAGAGACCATCATCTTCATGTTTCTGGGCATTTCGGCAGTGGACACCTCCAAATGGGCATGGGACACAGCACTGGTGCTGGGCACCCTGTTCTTTATCCTGCTCTTCAGAGCTGTGG GTGTTGTCCTGCAGACCTGTGTGCTCAACCGCTTCCGCCTCATTCCTCTGGACAGGATAGACCAACTAGTCATGTCGTATGGTGGCCTCCGCGGGGCCGTGGCCTTTGCCCTGGTCATCCTGCTGGACAGGACAAAAGTGAAAGCCAAGGACTATTTTGTGGCAACGACCATTGTGGTGGTATTCTTCACTGTCATTGTGCAG ggcctcaccatcAAACCCCTGGTGACGTGGCTGAAGGTGAAGCGCAGTGACCACCACAAGCCCACGCTGAACGAGGAGCTGCATGAGCAC GCCTTTGACCATATCATGGCAGCAGTGGAGGATATTGTGGGGCACCATGGCTACCATTACTGGCGGGACAA GTGGGAACAGTTTGACAAGAAGTACCTGAGCCAGCTCCTGATGAGGAAATCTGCCTACAGGCTGCGGGATGAGATCTGGGATGTTTACTACAAGCTGAACATCCGTGATGCTATCAGCTTTGTTGACCAG GGTGGACATGCATTCTCTGCTGCCAAGCTGGCGCTGCCCTCAATGCCCAGCCGCACGTCCATTTCGGAGTCATCAGTCACAAACCTCCT GAGGGAGAGCGGGAGTGGTGCGTGCCTGGACATGCAGGTGATTGACACTGTGCGGAGCCGGCGGGACAAGGAGGACGCTGCCATGCACCACGTGCTGCGAGGGAGCCTGTACAAGCCACGGCGGCGG TACAAGGCCAGCTACAGCCGTCACTTCATCTCTCCAGATAAACAAGAGCGCCAAGACAAAGAAATCTTCCGTCAGAACATGAGGAGGCGGCTGGAGACCTTCAAGTCCACGAAGCACAACATCTGCTTCTCCAAGAGTAAGGCCAGGCTGAAGGAAAAGGGCAGGAAAAAG AAGAACATCTCTGTGACCAGAGAGGCTCCCAACGACAAGATGCACAGAAATGTCCCCTGGCAGGATGCTG CTCCTGTCCTGGTGATGATCAGCTCCGAGGAGGAGGAGAGTGATGGCTCAGAGACGGAGAGAGAGGATGACGAAGGGATTGTGTTCATTGCTCGAGCCACCGATGAGGTCCTGCAGGGAAAGACAGCTTCTG AGCCCGAAGAGGAACCAAGAGCTGTGCAAAATCTCACTGTCACTCCTGCACCCCCAGACAGCCTGGATGtctgccccagcccctgcatCATCCCTCCCTCGCCCACCTTGGCAGAGAAGGAGCTGCCATGGAAAGGAGACCAGGCTGGTCTGGCTGTTTACATCTCCTCGGAGACCACCAAAATCGTGCCAGTGGATATGCAGAAGGCGTGGAACCAAAGCATCTCCTCCCTGGAGAGCATTGCTTCCCCGCCAGGCATTGAGAGTGGACCTCAGCACAGGAGGTTCGCCTGCCCTGTTCTTCAGGAGCAACCCCAGTCTGCGAGCCAAGTCGTGCCGGAGCAGAGCTCCTGCTTCCAGTTCCCCAGCCATGTCTCTAAGAATGGGCGGTCACAGAGTGACAGCAACCCCagtggcacagagcagcaggaaatgcagctttttaTGGCCACGGAGAAGCAGGGCAGGGTGCTGCCGACCGCGGAGCCCAGGGGGCTGATGCTCAACTGA
- the SLC9A5 gene encoding sodium/hydrogen exchanger 5 isoform X2, giving the protein MQPPAASPSPAAPASVELLRWQWQEVQAPCLVAAWILVASLAKIVFHLSRKVTSIVPESCLLILLGLGLGGIVLAVAKKAEYQLEPNMFFLFLLPPIVLDSGYFMPSRLFFDNIGAILTYAVVGTLWNSFTTGTALWGLHRAGVMDPGVEAGLMDFLLFGSLISAVDPVAVLAVFEEVHVNETLFIIVFGESLLNDAVTVVLYKVFNSFVELGPERVRVTDYVKGVASFFLVSLGGTAVGLLFAFLLALITRFTKHVRIIEPLFVFLLAYVAYLAAEMVSLSSILAVTFCGICCKKYVEANISQKSRTTVKYTMKTLASSSETIIFMFLGISAVDTSKWAWDTALVLGTLFFILLFRAVGVVLQTCVLNRFRLIPLDRIDQLVMSYGGLRGAVAFALVILLDRTKVKAKDYFVATTIVVVFFTVIVQGLTIKPLVTWLKVKRSDHHKPTLNEELHEHAFDHIMAAVEDIVGHHGYHYWRDKWEQFDKKYLSQLLMRKSAYRLRDEIWDVYYKLNIRDAISFVDQGGHAFSAAKLALPSMPSRTSISESSVTNLLRESGSGACLDMQVIDTVRSRRDKEDAAMHHVLRGSLYKPRRRYKASYSRHFISPDKQERQDKEIFRQNMRRRLETFKSTKHNICFSKSKARLKEKGRKKKNISVTREAPNDKMHRNVPWQDAGEAGGRQAPVLVMISSEEEESDGSETEREDDEGIVFIARATDEVLQGKTASEPEEEPRAVQNLTVTPAPPDSLDVCPSPCIIPPSPTLAEKELPWKGDQAGLAVYISSETTKIVPVDMQKAWNQSISSLESIASPPGIESGPQHRRFACPVLQEQPQSASQVVPEQSSCFQFPSHVSKNGRSQSDSNPSGTEQQEMQLFMATEKQGRVLPTAEPRGLMLN; this is encoded by the exons TTTTCCACCTGTCAAGGAAGGTGACGTCCATTGTGCCAGAGAGCTGCCTCCTcatcctgctggggctgggccTGGGGGGCATTGTGTTGGCCGTGGCAAAGAAAGCTGAGTACCAGCTGGAGCCCAAcatgttcttcctcttccttctgcccCCCATCGTGCTCGACTCAGGCTACTTCATGCCCAGCCGGCTGTTCTTCGACAACATCGGTGCCATCCTCACCTATGCGGTGGTGGGCACCCTCTGGAACTCCTTCACCACCGGCACTGCACTCTGGGGGCTGCACCGGGCCGGGGTCATGG ATCCAGGCGTTGAAGCTGGGTTGATGGATTTCCTGCTCTTCGGCAGcctcatctcagctgtggaccCTGTGGCAGTGCTGGCTGTCTTTGAAGAGGTCCATGTAAATGAGACCCTCTTCATCATTGTGTTTGGCGAGTCTCTCCTGAATGATGCTGTCACTGTG GTGCTGTACAAGGTCTTCAACTCTTTTGTGGAGCTGGGCCCAGAGCGTGTCCGTGTCACAGACTACGTGAAGGGGGTAG CTTCCTTCTTCCTGGTGAGCCTGGGGGGCACGGCGGTGGGGCTGCTCTTTGCCTTCCTCCTGGCCCTGATCACACGGTTCACCAAGCACGTGCGCATCATCGAGCCACTCTTCGTTTTCCTCCTGGCCTATGTTGCATACCTTGCTGCTGAGATGGTCTCACTCTCCTCCATTCTGGC AGTCACCTTCTGTGGGATCTGCTGCAAGAAGTACGTAGAAGCCAATATCTCCCAGAAGTCCCGCACCACGGTCAAGTACACCATGAAGACACTGGCCAGCAGCTCAGAGACCATCATCTTCATGTTTCTGGGCATTTCGGCAGTGGACACCTCCAAATGGGCATGGGACACAGCACTGGTGCTGGGCACCCTGTTCTTTATCCTGCTCTTCAGAGCTGTGG GTGTTGTCCTGCAGACCTGTGTGCTCAACCGCTTCCGCCTCATTCCTCTGGACAGGATAGACCAACTAGTCATGTCGTATGGTGGCCTCCGCGGGGCCGTGGCCTTTGCCCTGGTCATCCTGCTGGACAGGACAAAAGTGAAAGCCAAGGACTATTTTGTGGCAACGACCATTGTGGTGGTATTCTTCACTGTCATTGTGCAG ggcctcaccatcAAACCCCTGGTGACGTGGCTGAAGGTGAAGCGCAGTGACCACCACAAGCCCACGCTGAACGAGGAGCTGCATGAGCAC GCCTTTGACCATATCATGGCAGCAGTGGAGGATATTGTGGGGCACCATGGCTACCATTACTGGCGGGACAA GTGGGAACAGTTTGACAAGAAGTACCTGAGCCAGCTCCTGATGAGGAAATCTGCCTACAGGCTGCGGGATGAGATCTGGGATGTTTACTACAAGCTGAACATCCGTGATGCTATCAGCTTTGTTGACCAG GGTGGACATGCATTCTCTGCTGCCAAGCTGGCGCTGCCCTCAATGCCCAGCCGCACGTCCATTTCGGAGTCATCAGTCACAAACCTCCT GAGGGAGAGCGGGAGTGGTGCGTGCCTGGACATGCAGGTGATTGACACTGTGCGGAGCCGGCGGGACAAGGAGGACGCTGCCATGCACCACGTGCTGCGAGGGAGCCTGTACAAGCCACGGCGGCGG TACAAGGCCAGCTACAGCCGTCACTTCATCTCTCCAGATAAACAAGAGCGCCAAGACAAAGAAATCTTCCGTCAGAACATGAGGAGGCGGCTGGAGACCTTCAAGTCCACGAAGCACAACATCTGCTTCTCCAAGAGTAAGGCCAGGCTGAAGGAAAAGGGCAGGAAAAAG AAGAACATCTCTGTGACCAGAGAGGCTCCCAACGACAAGATGCACAGAAATGTCCCCTGGCAGGATGCTGGTGAGGCGGGTGGCAGGCAAG CTCCTGTCCTGGTGATGATCAGCTCCGAGGAGGAGGAGAGTGATGGCTCAGAGACGGAGAGAGAGGATGACGAAGGGATTGTGTTCATTGCTCGAGCCACCGATGAGGTCCTGCAGGGAAAGACAGCTTCTG AGCCCGAAGAGGAACCAAGAGCTGTGCAAAATCTCACTGTCACTCCTGCACCCCCAGACAGCCTGGATGtctgccccagcccctgcatCATCCCTCCCTCGCCCACCTTGGCAGAGAAGGAGCTGCCATGGAAAGGAGACCAGGCTGGTCTGGCTGTTTACATCTCCTCGGAGACCACCAAAATCGTGCCAGTGGATATGCAGAAGGCGTGGAACCAAAGCATCTCCTCCCTGGAGAGCATTGCTTCCCCGCCAGGCATTGAGAGTGGACCTCAGCACAGGAGGTTCGCCTGCCCTGTTCTTCAGGAGCAACCCCAGTCTGCGAGCCAAGTCGTGCCGGAGCAGAGCTCCTGCTTCCAGTTCCCCAGCCATGTCTCTAAGAATGGGCGGTCACAGAGTGACAGCAACCCCagtggcacagagcagcaggaaatgcagctttttaTGGCCACGGAGAAGCAGGGCAGGGTGCTGCCGACCGCGGAGCCCAGGGGGCTGATGCTCAACTGA